Sequence from the Gadus chalcogrammus isolate NIFS_2021 chromosome 21, NIFS_Gcha_1.0, whole genome shotgun sequence genome:
aaaaaaaacataaggggtcactgttgtcttttatcggtcgtcatgaaaaaaaacataaggggtaacactgtcgttttttattggtcgtcatgaaaaaaaacacaaggggtaacactgtcgttttttattggtcgtcatgaaaaaaaacttaaggggtcacactgtcgtcttttatcggtcgtcatgaaaaaaaacataaggggtaacactgtcgttttttatcggtcgtcatgaaaaaaacataaggggtaacactgtcgtattttattggtcttcatgaaaaaaaacaagggaaataatagaaaaacacacatacattttactgtcatgtatatcctctttattgatgattgatcattgaGAATTTGCATCGCctcagtggagtgtactctgcctaacccactggcgaccgcggctatatttctgtggaaaagacaatatctttaatttcaaacgtaatgctatcatgtctattgcacatagagcccctcttgcacctccagacgaactcagccggaagaagcaagccagggtcgacaaataattaaataaaagcgcCAAACTTGTTATTtcatagtactttctggggagattttttttatatatatatatatatatatatatatatatatatatattctattttttagatatgttttttttcattttcttttctttttttcttgtgagagtagcgacttgcccctaatgaccagtcgccactggtCTTTCTGACCGGGGACATTTAGAATTGTCGgccctcatttttttccggtgAAGGACCGGTAATAACCGACAACCgaaactctgctataaaccggcctaactttcaccgtcaacaccgaaccccttcttcgcacggctgtcaacttccggaacattcgctagttagattttctcaaacagcagtttcaagtacgggtagcatagaactaacgtcAACCAAGTGGGgtctccatgattgctaaatctaacgagaggtaaaattgccattaaggaaggtAAGCATAGTATGCTTTGCGACTGTGCTTCgaagtatgccttgcgaaacccagtacgcctttcgaaacacctcgtgattggttgatgaaaagctaccaggaacgcctaatgggcgttcttgtgtcatgacggaaacgcccaagcctgcagctggacccttctcggaCAAACAGGCTCAGTCTTTAAAAGCTGTTTGAACCGATAAACCCTTTGGTCCTTCATGCCAACCGGTCTAAAAAGGAGCAGATCCGTAATGTTGTGACATTTTTCCTACAATAATTCCTCTAAAGAGGTTCAATTATCCAATAACGTTggtacatttgatttgatttagaaCCGAGATTACCAGTTTGCTAAAATAGTGCAACAACTCACTGACAAGGACACGCTTTGAATCAAAACTTCCCGTAACTTTATTGAGATCATGTCAGCTAAACCATCAATATCCTGCCGGTAAAAACCCTTAAACTGGAAGGAAAACAGCACAAAAATGCACCCATGACTGGTGTTGAGGAAAAATTAGCCTTTTTTCAGTTTTACCATTGTTGGCTGCATTGTGCAGCCAGCTAGAGATGAAACGTCATGGATGCTGAACACGCTGGTCTGGTGAGCCAGAGATTAGTGAAGGCCACTTTTTGAAAACGGCTTTGGAATTATTGAATCTTTTACAGAGGGGGACGAGGGGTACGGTCAATACCTCAGTTGTATAATTTTACTTCAAAAATAACTAATCGGACATGGACTCTGAAAGAGCAGGGCCAGAAGATATCAATAGCGTATCACCACTATCGAGCCCAACACCATGTTCAAAcacattttgtttcattttttttccggGCCAAAAGAATGTATTAACTTCTGGGAAGTGTTGAGAGCCACTGTTGAATGTACTGCCCGAGTATGGCCAGGTCCGTCCGCCTTGGGTTTTCCTCTTCACCCCTCTCATCGTGGAGGTCCGGTGGGGAGGTCCTAGTCCTCCGCCTTGGCCTCCATCTCCTCAGCGTCATCGTCTCCGTCCACCTCAGCGTTTTCCCGCTCTAACCTCTCCAGCTGTCGTGCCAGCTCCGTCTCATCCGTGTCCGTCACCACCTTAGGCTGATGAGGATGGAAGATACGCGGGTTAAAGACCCCATAGAATATTCTTCACCCACTGATGAATAATGGTAGTCAATTGCTATTTTTACATTAAACTTTGCCACTGGTCTTTCAAATAAAGCCTGTACTGGCCAACCCACTGCTGGCTCATCCACTAACCCCTAACTCCAATAACCCACCTTACTAAGAAATACATCAGAGAATGAAAACGAGTATGGTACAATCCCTAGAATTAATGTAGTGCGGTGTCTTATTATTTTGTCCCTTTCTTCTGTTATGTACACTCAACTTATATCGACATGTTTAGAATTGTAATAACATGTGTATTTAATGCTTTGGTACGCAAACATTGGGCCGCTGGAAACCTTCTCACCTCCATCTGGATGTTGAACACACCCCTCTTCTCCTCAATTTTCTCCTTGATGGCAGCCATGGCCTGGTTAAGGACAGACAGGCCTTCTGTGCGCTCCAGGGTGGTTGTGGTCATCACGTAGCGTGGAGGTGCGATCAGGTTGATCTGTCGGACGGAAGGCATTCGGTGTGTCAGTTGCGAGGACGATACACTAGGGGTTGTGTTCCAAAAGGCCCATGTGCCGGCGGCAAGGCGGTTAGACTAAACGTTTTTGTGGAGGCTCACCTTGATAGGCATGACTTCTGTAGAGCAGCCAAGCCCCGCCCGGAGTGCTTCCTTCACCGCGTCGATCCCCTCGTAGCCATAGCACGCCACCTCAATGTCTACAGACGGATCACAAATACGTTGATATATACACGATATGTGGAAGGGATTACACAACTTTGTGGTACAACGTTTGTCAACTCCACTGAGGGGACGTGGCGTCTCACCGGCTCTGATTTTGACCGCCTGTGGAGTGAGTCGCCTGTTGATGTTGTCAATGAGTacgttcctctcctcttctgtcaGGTCCAGCCCATCCAGGATGGCAGGGTctctgagaggggggaaggagggacacTTCACGTCAACACCTTTAACTAAAAAATACTAAACTGTTCCGACACGTTTCCTTCAAAATACTACTAGTAAAAATCTAAAACGAATGTTTTTTCTTGACCATTCATCAATGTTGCAGTCAAGAAGGTAATATTGTTTTTCAGAATGCACACCAACCGTTTTATCCAAAGAATATGTAATTTGAGTGAGTACTTATTGTAAAATTCCACAGATTCAGCTTACACCAACATGAAAATGATCCAATATGGTATTTAAAATGAACATCTTAAatgtaaacatgtttttttttttttaatgcaccATTTAATAGAAAACGTTTCTAAGCACAAGCTTTCCCTTCCTCCTGAAATCTCTGATCAGGATAACAGGACACTTACGCCACCGCCTGTTTGAAGACATCGTAGGCACCGTATCCGGGCCGCTTGTACTTCTCATCAAAGACCCAGGCGGTGCGCTGGAAGAGGCTCTCCAGCTGCTCGTCCTTGCTGTATTCCAGCACCTCGGCCACGTGCCGGAGAATGCTGTACACCTGTTGACggcacaacaacaacgacatcaGCCAGGGCATAATCACTCCATGCCAATTGTTTACCACAGTAGGATCAAAATTAAGCTTTAAAACAAAAGCAACCATATTGCAAAGGCAACAGGTCACAGGTGCTTGCACTTATGACCTGTTGCACTAATACAACTTGGATAGGAAATCCAAAAA
This genomic interval carries:
- the eif2s1b gene encoding eukaryotic translation initiation factor 2 subunit 1b, whose amino-acid sequence is MPGLSCRFYQHRFPEVEDVVMVNVRSIAEMGAYVSLLEYNNIEGMILLSELSRRRIRSINKLIRIGRNECVVVIRVDKEKGYIDLSKRRVSPEEAIKCEDKFTKSKTVYSILRHVAEVLEYSKDEQLESLFQRTAWVFDEKYKRPGYGAYDVFKQAVADPAILDGLDLTEEERNVLIDNINRRLTPQAVKIRADIEVACYGYEGIDAVKEALRAGLGCSTEVMPIKINLIAPPRYVMTTTTLERTEGLSVLNQAMAAIKEKIEEKRGVFNIQMEPKVVTDTDETELARQLERLERENAEVDGDDDAEEMEAKAED